The genomic region TTGATCGTGTCTTGCGCGCTCATCGCCTGCTCTCCTGTGCGTTCTCGCCATTTGGCGCATCAACGGGCGCCATGTATCGGCTGTCCGACTGGCGCCCCGCCAGATAGGACGCCATGCGCCGTTCCACCTCGGCGGCGGCAGCCTGCCGACGCTCGAAATCCTCATCCACTTGCACGGGGCCATTGCGCCGTTTGGCGCGGGCCCGCAGCATCGTGACGATGCCGACCAGCGTCATCGCCACTGGTATCAACGCGCCCAAGCCTGGTCCCGTGGCCATCTCAGCCCTGTTCCTTGCCAGTCTGGGGCATCACACCATCCCCAGATCCCGACCCAGCACATAAGCTGCCGCCACGATGCCGACAAGGATCATCAGCGTGAATGGCGCGCGCAGGCCGGGGCGGTCCGCCGTCGATTGCGGCAATCGGGCAAGCGAGAAAAGCAACAGCGCCAGGATCGCCCCGTGCAGCACCTGATTGAAAAGCAGATACCAATCCGGCACGGCCTCGACGATTTCGCCGGGTTCGGGCCGGTCGATCCACTCCATCGCCGCGATGAAGATCGACCCGATGGACATCACGACCGCGGCAAACCGTTCCTGCTTTGCCTGTGCTGGGGACATCTGCTTACTCCTTCGGGTGAAAGGGAACAGGGATCAGGGCTTTGGTCTGCGGATATGTGGTCAGGTGAAAGGCATGGCAAAGGTTCCACGCCCGTTCACGTCGTGCCAGAACGATCAGCGACGCACCCAGCACTGTGACCACGGTCAGCCAGAACTGGGGCATCGCAAGGACGGTCATTCCGGCGCCTTCGTCGTCAGCGCCAGCGCATGCAATTCGCCCTGCGCGCCGTCCATCTTGCCCTTCAGCGCCGCATAGACCGCGCGCTGTTGCTGGACCCGGTTCAGGCCGCGAAAGCTTTCGTCGATGACTTCGGCGGCGAAATGCGCGCCGTCATCGCCCTGCACGCTGATCTTGGCGTTGGGAAAGCTGGCGCGCAGCAAGGCTTCGATGTCGCGGGCGTCGATGGGCATGGCCACTCCTGTCTGTCAGCACAAATGTAAGCGCAGGGGGCGGGGGCCTGCAAGGCTCGTCACCGGGCGTCGGACCCACTGCGCCGGGCCAGCCATTCGGTCCGCAGCATGCCAAACAGATGCAGATCAACCGCCCGGCCCAGGGCGGGGCGCCACCAATGCGCCCGCTGAACGCCTTCGCGGCGACAGCCTGCGCGGTCGTAGACCGTCATGGCCCGGGGGTTTTCGCCGCTGGCATCAAACCAGACCCGTTCCGCCGCCAGCTCCGTGAAAGCATGGTCAAGCAGCGCGTTGAAGAACGCATCCCCGCGCCCGGTGCCCGCCTTGTCCAGCGCGATGCGGAACAGTTCGACCACACCTCCGGGCGTGCCGATCTCACGAAAGACCGCAAATCCCCGGGCATCGCCGCCGTCCCAGATCAGCACACGCGCCGCCGGGCTGTGCAGCCAGTCGCGCAGCGTCGCCTCATCCGAATCGCCGATGAAGGGCGCATACTCCGCCCGCGTGGTCAGCCCCCGGATAAAGGGCACATCCTCCAGCGTCGCCGCACGCAGGGTCACGGTCGCCACGCCCTTACCAGAAGCATCACCCACCCAGCGCCGCCGCAAAGGCGCTGCGGTAAAGGTCAGAGAGCGCCGCCATCGGCGCGACCTCTGCCCCGAAGGCCAGATTGGTCCCGCCGAACTGCCCCACCGGGGCAACCGGCACGCCTGCCGCCTTGCCTGCCGCAACCAGTGCAGCCACATCGCCTGCCGCGACCGCCAGCAGATAGCGCGCCTGATCCTCGCCAAACAGCGTCGGGATATCCCCCGCCTCCAGCACCAGCCCCACGCCCGCGGCTTCCGCCATCTCGAACGCGGCCAGCGCAAGGCCACCGTCCGACAGGTCAGCGCAGGCCCGGATCAGCCCACGGTTCGCCCGCACGAACTCGCCATTCCGGCGCTCGGCGGCAAGGTCCACCGGCGGGGCGTCGCCCGCTTCGATCCCGAACGCCTCGGCCAGCAGCGCCGATTGGCCCAGATGCCCCAGCGTCGCCCCCACGACCACGGCCACATCCCCGTCAACCGGCCGCCCGGCAATCAGCTCGTCCAGCGAGGCCAAGATCCCCACCGCGCCGATCGTGGGCGTCGGCAGGATGCCCTTGCCATCGGTTTCGTTGTAAAGGCTGACGTTGCCCGACACGATCGGCATGTCCAAAGCCGCCACCGCCGCGCCGATCCCTTTGATCGCGCCGACGAACTGCCCCATGATCTCGGGCTTTTCGGGGTTGCCGAAGTTCAGGTTGTCCGTCGTCGCCAGCGGCCGCGCGCCCACGGCACAGAGGTTGCGATAAGCCTCAGCCACCGCCTGCTTGCCGCCTTCGAACGGGTTTGCCTTCACATAGCGCGGCGTCACGTCGCTGGTAAACGCCAGCGCCTTGCCCGTGCCATGCACCCGCACGACACCGGCGCCAAGGCCCGGGGTCACCACCGTATCCGCGCCAACCTGACTGTCATATTGCTCATAGACCCAGGCCTTGTGGGCATAGGACAGCGACCCGATCAGCGCGCGCAAGCCGTCCAGCGCCGAAATCTCCGGCACCGGGCCCAAGGCCGCCGCCGCCGGGGTCTCCACCCAGGGCCGGTCATATTCCGGCGCGCTGGAGGCCAGCTTCGACAGCGGCAGATCAGCCTTCACTTCATTGCCATGCAGGATCAGGAACCGGTCCTCGGGGATCGTCTCGCCGACAATGGCAAAATCCAGATCCCACTTCCGGAAGATCGCCCGCGCTTCGGCCTCAAGCTCGGGCTTCAGCACCATCAGCATCCGTTCCTGAGACTCCGACAGCATCATCTCATAGGCCGTCATGTTGGTTTCGCGCTGCGGCACGTCATCCAGCTGCAGCTTGATGCCAAGCCCGCCCTTGTCGCCCATCTCGACCGCGCTGCACGTCAGCCCCGCAGCCCCCATGTCCTGGATCGAGATCACCGCACCCGATGCCATCAGCTCCAGACAGGCCTCCAGCAACCGCTTTTCCGTAAAGGGGTCACCAACCTGCACCGTGGGGCGCTTTTCCTCGATCGTGTCGTCAAACTCAGCGCTGGCCATCGTGGCCCCGCCAACCCCATCCCGGCCGGTCTTGGCCCCAAGATAGACCACCGGCATCCCCACACCGGACGCGACAGAGTAGAAGATCTTGTCCGCATCCGCCAACCCGGCGGCAAAGGCGTTGACCAAACAGTTGCCGTTGTAGCTGGCGTGAAAGCGCACCTCACCGCCCACGGTCGGCACGCCAAAGGCATTGCCATAGCCGCCCACACCTTCAACCACGCCCTTGACCAGATGCTTGGTCTTGGGATGCGACGGCAACCCGAAGGACAGCGCGTTCATCGCCGCAATCGGCCGCGCGCCCATGGTGAACACGTCGCGCAGGATGCCGCCGACGCCGGTCGCAGCGCCCTGATAGGGTTCGATGTAGGACGGGTGGTTATGGCTCTCCATCTTGAAGATCACCGCCTGCCCATCACCAATGTCCACTACACCCGCGTTCTCACCCGGCCCGCAAATCACCTGAGGCCCGGTGGTCGGAAGGGTCCGCAGCCATTTCTTTGACGACTTGTAGGAACAATGTTCGTTCCACATCGCGGAAAAGATGCCCAGTTCGGTGAACGAGGGCACCCGCCCGATGATGTCCAGAAGCCGGTCATATTCATCCGGCTTCAGCCCATGGGCGGCCACCAGCTCGGGCGTGATTGCGGGTTCGGACATCGGCAGGCCTCCACAACGTTTGGCCAGCGTCATAGGCCATGGGGCAGGAGAGGGGAAGCACCTCCAACCGCCGCCAAATTTTTTCACCGAATAATTTTGCTGTGCCTGTCGAAATTCGCTCTCGTCCTGCGTCCTTGGGGTACGATCAACCCAACGCCTACAAACAGGAAACGAAGATGCAATACCTGGCACTCCTTTACACCGACCCTGCCGCCGAACCTGCCTACGGCACCCCCGAGTTCGAAGAGCTGATGAAGGGCTATTTTGCCTTCACCGCTTTCCTCAAGGAACAGGGGGCGTTCAAGGGGGGTGATGGCTTGCAGCCGGTTGAGACTGCCACCTCCGTGCGCATTCGTGGCGGCAAGGTCGAAACGATGGACGGCCCCTTTGCCGAAACAAAGGAATATCTTGGCGGCTACTATCTTATGGAGGTGCCCGATCTGGATACAGCCCTCAAGTATGCCGCGATGATCCCGACCGCACGCTATGGCACGGTCGAGCTGCGGCCTGTGATGGTTTTCTAGGTCGGCATGCAGGACACCGTCGCCCGCGCCGTCGAGGCCGTGCTGCGCGAGGACCGGGGGCGGCTTCTGGCCGCCCTCATGGCCCGGTTCCGCGATTTCCAGCTGGCCGAGGATGCGCTGCAAGACGCGGCGGCTTCGGCCTTGGTCCATTGGGGCCGCACTGGCCCGCCGCATTCGCCGCAGGGCTGGCTTTTGAAGGTGGCAGGGACCAAGGCGATCGACCGGCTGCGCCGCATGCGGCGCGAGGGCGACAAGGCTGCCGCAGCCGCCGTCCTGTCCGGCGATGAGGCCGAGGAAGACCCCGAGATGATCCCCGATCACGGCCTGCGCCTGATCTTCACCTGTTGCCATCCCGCGCTTGACCCCAAGTCGCGCGTGGCCCTGACACTGCGCACACTAGGTGGCCTTTCGACCGCCCAGATCGCCCGCGCCTTCCTTGATGCCGAACCCACGATGGGCCAACGCCTGTCTCGCGCCAAGGCCAAGATCGCCGCCGCCGGTATTCCCTTCAAACTGCCGGAAGCCGAAGACCTGCCCGACCGGCTGAATTCGGTCCTGACCGTGGTCTACCTGATCTTCAACGCAGGCTATACCGCTGGCCCCGCGCAGGACCGCGACCTTTGTGACGAGGCGATCTGGCTGGCCCGGATGCTGTGCACACTGCAACCCGCTCAGGCCGAGGTGGAAGGCTGCCTTGCCCTCCTTCTTCTGACCCACGCCCGACGCGCAGCCCGGATAAGGGACGGGGAAACCGTGGCGCTGGCCGATCAGGACCGCAGTCTCTGGGACCAGCCGATGCTGGACGAGGGTCTTGCCACCCTTGACACCGCCCTGGCCCGACGCGCCCCGGGGCCGTTTCAGATCAAGGCGGCGATCGCCGCCTGTCAGGCGCAACAGCCCCCCAACTGGCCCCAGATCGCTGCCCTTTACGCAGGCCTTTACCGGTATGAGCCGACACCAATCATCCGCCTGAACCAGTCCGTGGCTCAGGCAGAGGCGGGCCACCTGCCAGCCGCCCTGACCGCGCTGGACGGCCTTGCCGAAGCCTTGGCTGACTACCAGCCCTATCACGCCGCCCGCGCCGAATACCTTGCCCGCGCCGGGCGCACCGCGGATGCGCTGGCGGCTTATGCCACTGCCATCACCCACGCCGCCTCACCTGCGGATGCGGCCTTCCTGACCCGCCGCCGCGACCGGCTGCGATCATGAAAAAAAAGGCCGAGCTTCCGCTCGGCCAAGTCCAACAGGGAGGTATGAAGCAACGAGAGCAAAGTCATCGTTTCTTCATGGCTCGAAATAGAGGCACATGATGGCGCAAACAAGGGCAGGCTGCCCGCTTATTCGGCATTGCTGATATGCACTTGCTGCATGGCAGCAATCCACGCCCCCCTCAGCCCGCCAATGGCACCCTCCGTCAGGCCGCCGCCTCATCCTGCTGGCGGCGGCGGTAGGCCATGATCTCCTCGGTCACGAAGTCGCGGAACGCCGCCACCCGCTTGGAATGGCGCAACTCCTCGGGGTAGGCCAGAAACACCGGCACCTCAGCGCTTTGCACATCGGGCAAGACGCGGACAAGATTGGGGAAATCCTCGGTAAGATAGTCCGGCAGCACGCCCACGCCCAGATGGTTCAACACGGCCTGCAGCACGCCAAAGTAGTTGTTCACCGTCAGCGTCGACGGAATGTCATGCGACATCAGGTCCTGCACCAGCACCGCCCCCGCCGCGACCTGAGGTGTCCCGGCATGCTGGCTGATCAGGCGATGCGCGCTCAGGTCGTCCAGCACCTCGGGCTTGCCATGCACGGCAATATATTCCGGCGTCGCGTAAAGCCGCATCTGGATGTTCATCAACCGCTTGCGGATCAGATCGGCCTGCGACGGCTCCTTCATCCGGATCGCCACATCCGCCTCCCGCATCGGCAGGTCCAGCACCCGTTCCTCCAGCATGAGGTCAATCTTCAGCGCCGGGTATTTCTCATACAACCGCGCCAGACGCGGGGCCAGCCACAGCGTCCCGAACCCCGTCGTCGTCGTCACCCGCAATTCGCCAAAGACCTCGTCCTCGGAATCCCGGATCCGCGCCGCCGTCGCATCCAGCCGCTTGACCATGGCCTGCGTCGCGTCAAACAGCAGTTCCCCCTGTTCCGTCAGGATCAGCCCCCGCGCATGGCGATGAAACAGCGTGACCGCGAGGCTTTCCTCCAGCGCCCGGATCTGGCGGCTGACGGCCGATTGCGACAGGTGCAACACATCGCCGGCATGGGTCAGGCTGCCCTTCTCCGCCACCGCGTGAAAGATCCTCAGCTTGTCCCAATCCATAACCGTCCCCTCAAAATACCAGCGGCACCCTAGCATGCCCGGCCCTAGATAGGGAAACCCGATCACAATTGCACCCCGTCCTCAGGCCCAAACTGCCCCTCCGCTTGGCCCTTTCGCGGGCGCACGCTCCACCGTATGATCGACAAAACGGCAGCGCGTGGCCCGTTTGCGCGCGACCAGAAGGGAAACGGCATGGCAGTTGGCATCTTCGATTCGGGTCTTGGCGGGTTGACTGTCCTTGATGCAGTAACAAAGCGCCTTCCCGACGTGCCCTTTGTCTACTTTGGTGACAATGCCCATGCCCCCTACGGCGTCCGCACCGCCGATGACATCTTCAACCTCACCTGTGCCGCGACCGAACGCCTCTGGGCCGAAGGCTGCGATCTGGTGATCCTTGCCTGCAACACTGCCTCTGCCGCAGCCCTCAAGCGCATGCAGGAAACCTGGGTCCCGCCGGAAAAGCGCGTCCTTGGCGTGTTCGTCCCGCTGATCGAGGCGCTGACTGAACGCCAGTGGGGCGACAACTCCCCCCCGCGGGAAGTTGCCGTGAAGCACGTCGCCCTTTTCGCCACCCCCGCCACCGTCGCCTCCCGCGCGTTTCAGCGCGAACTCGCCTTCCGCGCCATCGGTGTGGATGTTGAGGCGCAGCCCTGCGGCGGCGTCGTCGATGCCATCGAACAGGGTGACGAAA from Tabrizicola piscis harbors:
- the purL gene encoding phosphoribosylformylglycinamidine synthase subunit PurL codes for the protein MSEPAITPELVAAHGLKPDEYDRLLDIIGRVPSFTELGIFSAMWNEHCSYKSSKKWLRTLPTTGPQVICGPGENAGVVDIGDGQAVIFKMESHNHPSYIEPYQGAATGVGGILRDVFTMGARPIAAMNALSFGLPSHPKTKHLVKGVVEGVGGYGNAFGVPTVGGEVRFHASYNGNCLVNAFAAGLADADKIFYSVASGVGMPVVYLGAKTGRDGVGGATMASAEFDDTIEEKRPTVQVGDPFTEKRLLEACLELMASGAVISIQDMGAAGLTCSAVEMGDKGGLGIKLQLDDVPQRETNMTAYEMMLSESQERMLMVLKPELEAEARAIFRKWDLDFAIVGETIPEDRFLILHGNEVKADLPLSKLASSAPEYDRPWVETPAAAALGPVPEISALDGLRALIGSLSYAHKAWVYEQYDSQVGADTVVTPGLGAGVVRVHGTGKALAFTSDVTPRYVKANPFEGGKQAVAEAYRNLCAVGARPLATTDNLNFGNPEKPEIMGQFVGAIKGIGAAVAALDMPIVSGNVSLYNETDGKGILPTPTIGAVGILASLDELIAGRPVDGDVAVVVGATLGHLGQSALLAEAFGIEAGDAPPVDLAAERRNGEFVRANRGLIRACADLSDGGLALAAFEMAEAAGVGLVLEAGDIPTLFGEDQARYLLAVAAGDVAALVAAGKAAGVPVAPVGQFGGTNLAFGAEVAPMAALSDLYRSAFAAALGG
- a CDS encoding glutamate racemase, giving the protein MAVGIFDSGLGGLTVLDAVTKRLPDVPFVYFGDNAHAPYGVRTADDIFNLTCAATERLWAEGCDLVILACNTASAAALKRMQETWVPPEKRVLGVFVPLIEALTERQWGDNSPPREVAVKHVALFATPATVASRAFQRELAFRAIGVDVEAQPCGGVVDAIEQGDEILAEALVRSHVEALKRRMPHPEAAILGCTHYPLMDKVFQEALGQGVKVYSQANLVAESLADYLTRRPEFRGSGTQSKAITTGDPVNVTNKATQFLRRRIVFEAA
- a CDS encoding BolA/IbaG family iron-sulfur metabolism protein produces the protein MPIDARDIEALLRASFPNAKISVQGDDGAHFAAEVIDESFRGLNRVQQQRAVYAALKGKMDGAQGELHALALTTKAPE
- a CDS encoding RNA polymerase sigma factor; this translates as MQDTVARAVEAVLREDRGRLLAALMARFRDFQLAEDALQDAAASALVHWGRTGPPHSPQGWLLKVAGTKAIDRLRRMRREGDKAAAAAVLSGDEAEEDPEMIPDHGLRLIFTCCHPALDPKSRVALTLRTLGGLSTAQIARAFLDAEPTMGQRLSRAKAKIAAAGIPFKLPEAEDLPDRLNSVLTVVYLIFNAGYTAGPAQDRDLCDEAIWLARMLCTLQPAQAEVEGCLALLLLTHARRAARIRDGETVALADQDRSLWDQPMLDEGLATLDTALARRAPGPFQIKAAIAACQAQQPPNWPQIAALYAGLYRYEPTPIIRLNQSVAQAEAGHLPAALTALDGLAEALADYQPYHAARAEYLARAGRTADALAAYATAITHAASPADAAFLTRRRDRLRS
- a CDS encoding GNAT family N-acetyltransferase, which produces MATVTLRAATLEDVPFIRGLTTRAEYAPFIGDSDEATLRDWLHSPAARVLIWDGGDARGFAVFREIGTPGGVVELFRIALDKAGTGRGDAFFNALLDHAFTELAAERVWFDASGENPRAMTVYDRAGCRREGVQRAHWWRPALGRAVDLHLFGMLRTEWLARRSGSDAR
- a CDS encoding YciI family protein, with protein sequence MQYLALLYTDPAAEPAYGTPEFEELMKGYFAFTAFLKEQGAFKGGDGLQPVETATSVRIRGGKVETMDGPFAETKEYLGGYYLMEVPDLDTALKYAAMIPTARYGTVELRPVMVF
- a CDS encoding LysR family transcriptional regulator; this encodes MDWDKLRIFHAVAEKGSLTHAGDVLHLSQSAVSRQIRALEESLAVTLFHRHARGLILTEQGELLFDATQAMVKRLDATAARIRDSEDEVFGELRVTTTTGFGTLWLAPRLARLYEKYPALKIDLMLEERVLDLPMREADVAIRMKEPSQADLIRKRLMNIQMRLYATPEYIAVHGKPEVLDDLSAHRLISQHAGTPQVAAGAVLVQDLMSHDIPSTLTVNNYFGVLQAVLNHLGVGVLPDYLTEDFPNLVRVLPDVQSAEVPVFLAYPEELRHSKRVAAFRDFVTEEIMAYRRRQQDEAAA